The DNA sequence TTAGCGAAGCGGTAGACATCCAAAAGTTAGTCAGGATTCTTCGTGATTATAGTATTGAATAAATAAGCGGGCCATCGAGACCTTGCATCAAATGTGCGATGGCCCGCTTATGCTTAAATTACTTCACTAAAATCCGAGGACCTCTCCCACGATGATCACGTGAGATTGCCTGCCCTGAGGCGCCCTTTCAAGCACGAGCATGGCACGGCAAACCCGCTCGGGTGAATCGCAGTCGACGCAATAGCCAAGGGATGCGCAGGGCGTTTTGATATTAAGGCGCATTGCGTTAGGTGGAGTAGCAAAGTTCTTAACCCTGGCAATCGCAGCTTCAAGGCCCCCGGGGCAGACCTTATTTATCCCTATGACGTAAATGATCTTTCCCGCCGCCCAAGCCATGCCGGCAACCCTATTGCCGTTGCCGTCAATGTTGACCATGGTGCCATCTATGGTTACTGCGTTTGCACTGGTCAAAAACACATCACAGAGCAGCTCTTCCTGCAACCTTTGAATGCGTTCTGCCCCTGCGAGGTTTGGATCCCAGTGATGTACGATCTTGTTGCCCCTTTTTTCAAGCTCTTCAAGCAAGCCCAACTCTCTTACGGTGACGCTTCCCGGAATGCCTACGCTTGCATTCTTAGGTATTAACTCCAACACCTTATCTTTGGCCTCGACAGCGGTTCTTGCGTACTCGGCTTTATAACCTTTTTTGTTGAGGTTATTGACGATAGCGCTGCCCAAAAGCTCGTAATGCCTCTTTCTGAAAGCTTCCCAATCAGCCATACAAATCCCCCCTCAGATTGTGAACGAAGTTGCTTCAACTTGACTGTAGCTATTAAAATGATAACATTAATTGGCGAAGTAATTTACAACAAAGGAGTGAATAACATTGTGTAAGATAGTGACCGACGAAGAACACGAACACATCCATTCCCATACGGATGACCCTCTAGAGATAGCAGAGATGTTAAGGGAGACCTTGGCGGAAGAGCTGGACTCCATGAGCGAACTGGCCGCAACCTGGCACATGATCGATGACGAAACCATCCAAAAGAAGCTGATGGAAGCCGTACGTGCAAAGCAAAAAACGATCTCTTTACTTTTTGAGGCTTTACAGGAGAGCGAAAAAAAGGCCTGGGGTTAACAAAATTCATCTTTAATCATAAGTATTAAAAATGCCAGCCTCATGGCAGATCCTTTGACCATAGTATGGGCTGGCATTTTTAATAAATAGCTTTACTTTTTAAGCAAGGCTGTTTTTTGCCTTATCGACATGTATCTTGCCTCTGACATAGGAAAAATAAATTCCAACCAAGCACGTAACGGCAGAAATGACGAATGCCAAATTAACGCTTTCCAAGAAGAGATCAAGATTCTCCGTGCCTATCTGTTCCTTGCCGAGCATTATCGAAAATATCACTGTTGCCATCGCCATGCTCATCGTCTGACCGATCAGTCGCATGGTTGCCAAGGAGCTTGATGCCGTACCGTAATGCTCGTTGGAGACAGAGCTCATAATGGCGTTAACGTTGGGCGATGAGAAAAGTGCAAACCCAAAGCCAAGACAACATAGCGTGAAGCCCAGATACAAAATGGTGGTATCGTAATTTAATCTCGATAATAAAAACAAACCCAAAGCCGTCAAGGCCATGCCCGCCGAAGCTATAAATCGGGGTTCAACCCTGTCGGACAGTCGCCCGGCCAAGGGAGAAAACCCAGCTTGAACTGCTGGTTGCAGCACAAGAACAATCCCTGCTAATTGGGGCGACATATTCTTTGCATATTGGAGGTAAAGGCTCAATAAAAAAGCTACCGATGCCGTTGCCGCGTAATTGATCAAGGCAGCCAAATTTGAAAAGGCAAAACTTCGATTGCTCAAGAAGAGCCTCACATTAAACACCGGATTATATGCCACCAACTGATATCTTAAGAAAACCAAAGCAAATATGATCCCTGTCAAGACAAAATACAAACTTTTTATCTGAGGAACTAAGAAGAGACCATACATGAAGAATAATAAGAAAGCGACGTATAGCAGGCTGCCTACAATATCGAAGGGCTCTTCTGGGGAGGCGATCCACTCTCCTTTAATATGGCGAAGAATCGTAAAAAATACATAGAGGCTTAAAATTCCCGTCGCAACGAAGATGCTCTTCCATCCAAAGTTTTGCACTAAAATGCCACCGCAAAAAGGTCCCAACGATAATCCCAAATAGGTCGCAGCTGTGTTTATTCCCATGGCTCTTCCTCTTTCTCCGGGTGGAAAAACAGAGGCAAGTATGGCTATAGATGTCGTTACTATCATAGCTCCTCCTATACCTTGCAATACACGGCAAAGGATGAGAAAGGTCAAATTTGCTGAAAATAAGGCAAGGAAATTAAAGAAGGCCAAAAGGGCAGCGCCAAGGAGAAAGATTTTTCTCCTGCCCACTATATCGGCCGCCCTTCCAACGGGAACTAAAGCAGCAGCTGTGGCTAACATGTAGGAAGTAGCCACCCAACCGAGGGTGGCAGCGTCAGCATCGAAGTATCTGCCGATAACCGGTAAAGCAACGTTCACCGTCGATATCATAAGCGGTCCTAAGAGGGAAGCTATTGCAGAGACGAAGAGGACGGTCCTTTTAAATGAAGAATTGGCCACGAATCATACCTCTCTTTGGATTCAAATAATTAAAATAATGGACTGAAGAGCTTGGTAATTCCGTAAATAACATGTTCTATGGCCGGCCTTTTTTCCCACTCTTGACGGTGCAATAGTTTCGAATTTCTTATATACATCTCCTGAGCCTCAACGATCCGGGATACCTCATCCGGGCTATAGAAGATCATATCAACCTCGAAATCGAGAGCAAAGGATCGAATATCGAAGTTGCTAGTCCCCAAAAAGGCCACTTCGTCATCGATCGTAACGGTCTTGGAATGGAGGATATCATTCTTGTAAAGATATATCTTGACTCCCATATTGAGTAGGGGGGTAAAGTGGGATCTTGCAACGCCCCCTACTATGGCCTTGTCTGCTCGCTGAGGTATCACAAGCCTTACGTCGACGTCCATTATGCGGGCTGTCTCTATGGCGTGCATCGTCTCGCTGTCGGGAATGAAATATGGAGTGGTGATGGTGGCCTGTCTTTTAGCGTTGATCAAGGCCGACACGATCAATCGCTGATAGTTTTGCAGCTGCATCGACGGACCGCTCGGGACGGTCTGTAAAATCGCGCTTCCTGTGGCATTAAGATCGGGAAGAAAGTGCAGCAATTGATCAAAGGGCAAATCCTCATGGGTCTCTACGTACCAATCCTCATAAAAGACCGCCAGGAGCTGAATTACCACGGGACCCGTAAGCCTCACCGAAAGGTCATGCCAGAGGCGGCCCTTTGCCTTATTGTTATAGGAAGGCTCTATGACGTTATGGGAGCCCGTATAGGCGACTAACCCGTCTATTATGGCGATCTTTCTGTGGTTTCTTATGTCGTAACGGGCCGTGAAGGGCGTCCGCCTGAGAAGCCTTACAGGCAAAGCCTCCGCAACCTTTACGCCGCTTCTTCGCAATATATGTGCGTGCCGCCTCAGGAAGGCCTTTGAGCCCACTGAATCGACAAGCAACCTGCATTCGACGCCCCGTCTGGCGGCTCTTTCCAAGGCGTCAAAGAGCTTTTCGGTCAATTTATCGTATGAGAATATATAATACAGCAAGTTGACGTATTTTTTGGCGTTATCTATATCACGACACATATGATCTAAGAATTCCTCAGGGTCGCTTATAAGCAAAACGGAATTACCAGCCACCGGGCTCATATCCACCATCTTGTAGGCCATGCGGCTGATCCTCGTTTGATCTTCGTTTAGGGCAGGGTTGTTGACCTCATTTAGCACATGCACTCTTAAGTTGTGAAGCATGTCGCCTAATTCCGACAATAGCCTCATGCGACGCCTTAGCCTTTCTCTGGGAAGTCCCGTGGAGCCAAAGAGCGAATAGAGGATGAATCCGCCCCACGGCCATATGTTGATGGCCAAAAGCCAGGCCATGGCAGTAGGCGGCTCATGCTTCAAGGGGACATAGCAGAGCATGCCAATGCGGATACAAAAGGAGGTTGCATTGTATAACCAAAGGAGTAACATCGAAATATCGTCATTCATATCCTGTTACCTCAGGATAATTAATTTAAAGAGAAAAATCACACACGAGCGGCAGATGATCAGAAAACGTCACCTTGGGAATGAATAGATTATCTACCTTTATTTCAGGGCTATACAAGACGAAGTCAAGCAACATCCTTGGCGATGAGCTAGGGTAAGTGGGCATGAGGTCAGAATTTGCATTTTTGAGCCCGACGCGTTCGATCAAGGGGAACAGCTCATCTTCGCCGCCGAAGGTGTTGCAATCTCCTGCTAATATTACAGGTTTTTTGGACGACATGCATCTTTCTGCCAACTCCTCCAGTTGCTTCGTACGGGCCTTACGCCCCAGGGAAAGGTGGACCAAATACAAGACGAAGTCCTCGTATTCCACTTCCAGAAGAGCCCTCTTTACGCCGTAACTCAAGTACCTCACCTTGTGGCTGACTGGCGGGATCTTGGTTACGACAGCATTGCCCTGCGACTTGAGAATCGGCGTCTTGGTAATGAAGGATTCAGGGTAGTATTTACAGCAAAAGATAGGCATCCCTCCGATTTGCGAGGCCATTTCCTTAGGTTGGCTTTTACCGTTCTGCCTATAGGAACCTCCATCGGATTCGACCAGGCCGACGATGTCTGGATTTAACTTTATCAAGAAGCTAGAGATATCTTTAAAATTTTTTTCGGTCTTTCTAAAACATCCCCAAAAGGGAAAGGGGATATGATAATCCCACCCAGTTCCGGTGGCGTAACGAATATTATAAAGCACAAAGCGCATTCCCAAACGTTCCTCCCATAAACTTTTACTTTTGAAAATTTTACAAGATATATTAACTCCTTTGATCATTTAAGGCAAGCTGTCGGGCCATCATTGAATCCGCGACAGGTATTTCGACCATTTTTCTATAAATTTGTCCTCGGGACTTTCCCAGACCCTTTTGTGAAGCTCAAAGAGCATGACGGGGGAGCGTAGCAGAGCCATAATCTCGCTTCTGCTCAAAACCTCTTTCGAGTCGATGGCATTTAGGGCTTTTTTTAGAACTTTAGGCATCAACCTCCCCCTTTTGCGCAAAAGGCTTCGATGCAATGCATTAACCCAGGGATCGAAAAGAGCCAATTTAAAGTCCTGGTCAGCAGGCAAAGGCGGATTTGCCAACACCTCAGCCAAAACCTTCATCTCTGGCGACGGATCCATCTCCTGTGGCGTCAAGAAAATTCCATGTCTTTTGAAGAGCTCCCCCGCAGTTGGCCGGCTGGTCCAAACGGAAAGAAAGATCGACAGCACGAATGAGATTAGTATAGGCGAGAGCCATATGCAGAATGCAGGATTAACGATCCACAAAGTTGTACCCCATAACAGGCCTATGAGCGTATCCTTCCAATGAAACTTTAAGGCTTGCCTCCAACTGAGGCCCACGTCGGACCTTTCCTGCGGGCCCCAACCGACCTTTTTGCCAAGCAGCGCCAACAAAAGGAACTTACTGTGAAATAACATCTTTATTGGAGCAAAAAACACCGAAAAAAGCGTCTCAAGAAGAACGCTTGACACAAGCTTGCCGGTTCCCCCAAAAAGTCCTGCCTTTTTTTTGACTATGACCAAATACAAACCCAGCAATTTCGGAAGAAATAGCAACACGACGGTCACTATGAATAGGAAAATCGCCCATCCAGGATACCATACAGGCCATTCGGGGAAAAGGGCGTACTCGGCAGGGAAGTAGACGGGCTCAATCCAAACATCCAACAGGGCCTGGAGGGAACTCATGAATATGAAGCAAAACCAAAGCAACCCCGATCCGTATATCATCACGCCATTTAAGAAGAGAAATCGATGGGCGGGAATGATCCCCTTTAGCAGGAAAAGCCTCAGGTGCTGTAAATTTCCCTGGCACCAACGCCTATCCCTCGACAGTTCTTCAAGCAAGGTAGGAGGAGTTTCCTCATAGCTGCCATCTAAATCGTAGGAAAGCCAAACCTCGTAGCCCGCCCTTCGCATCAGGGCGGCTTCGACGAAATCGTGGCTCAATATCTCGCCGCCAAAGGGAGGATCTCCAGGCAAAACGGGAAGGGCGCAGTTTTCCATAAAGGGCTTAATCCTGATGATGGCATTGTGTCCCCAGTATTGCGCGTCGCCAAGCTGCCAAAAGCTTAAACCGGCAGCGAATATAGGGCCGTACACATAAGTCGCAAATTGCTGTATCCTACCGTAAAGCGAGCGCCTGCCAATGGCCTTTGGTGCGCTTTGCAGTATCCCTACCTTGGGATTAGCCTCCATAATCGCCGTCATCTGTACCAATATATCACCGGTCATGACGCTGTCGGCATCGAAGACGATCATGTACTTGTAATTTTTGCCCCATCTTCGACAAAAATCGGCAATATTACCGCTCTTTTTCTTTACGTTTCTGGTCCTTCGCCGGTAAAACAGCTTGCCTTTTGCCTTCAGGCGTTCGCACCATTCGGCCCAGGCCAACTCCTCACACACCCATGAATCGGGGTCATTGCTGTCGCTTAAAACATAAAAATCATAATGCTTCAACTTGCCCGTTCGCTCAAGGGAACGATAAGTCGCTTCGATCCCGGCATAGACGCGGTTGACATCTTCGTTATAGATGGGAAACACTAGAGCAACGCGCGTGTCATCCTTTATCCCGCGCACCTTGGCCTTGGGCGCGTAACGATCCACGCCCCGAAGGACCGATATGAAGCCAACAAGGGCCGTCCAAAAGCCCACCGATATCCAGGCAAAAAGGACGGCAAAGGCAAAAAGCATGAGGTAGCCTAAGAGGGCCCTGCTCCTGAAATATATGATTAAACTCATGAGATATGTCGCCAGAGCCGTAGAGGCAATCACTAGTATTGCAAAAAGCCTGCGTCGCCTTTTGGCCACGGTCTCCCAAAAAGCCTTGCTGGCTGGAAGTTCAAACAAATTGGAAAGGCTGACCAGAAACCCCTTGGGAACCATCGATGACCTGTTTATGGGCGGCGTCGAAGTCAGACCTCCATATCCATCGTTCAGCAGCTTCGACAAGACATTTTTGCTGATGCCCGGCCATCGTGGGTCATCTATTAAGCTATCGTCGTTTGAAATGCCATTTAAAAGTTCACCGGCAAGCTCATCGAAAAAGTTCGATGTAATTAAGGAAATCTTGCGCATGACGTTTAGCGCAATCTCCAAGGAGCGGGTAGACGTTACCCCCAATAACCAAACATAGGCAAGTATGCGCCTGGTTAGCTTTAACGTTATAGCTGCCATAGGTAGCTCCACGTCTCCGTCAATACATCAGGCAGATTGTCGCCTTTCTTGATATAGGCCTCGATCTTTATCTTTGGACGTTTGTCAGGCTGCAGTTGCTCTATGGCGCTGCCGCCTTTGGCCCGTACCTGAAATGACAATCTCCATCCGCCGGTAGCTTCGTTTTTCATCAGGATCTTTTCAACCAATTCAGCTCCTTCGGACACGTTGACAACGGCAGTAAGTCCGGTACTTGCCGGTATGGCTTCAATGGATCTTCCCTTAAAATCGACCACAAAAAGTCTCGTGTCATTATCCCTTCCCTTGCCAGTACGAGTGGAAACGACGTAACCCAGCCCATGGGGAGAGCCGATTGGTCGATGCCAACTCATCCTGTAAGAGACATCTATTGGTTTGCCCAGAGGAGGTATTTCTTCAGGGACCCAAAAGGCCACGATGTTGTCCGTCGTCTCCCAAGTCGTTGGTATTTCCACTAGCTCGACATGGCCTTTTCCCCATCTGCCCCTGGGAGCGATCCATACGCTCGGCCTAAGCTCGTATCTGGCTTCTAAGTCCTGATAATGGTCAAAGGTTATGTCGCGCTGCAGCAGTCCAAAACCCTTAACATTGGTTGCAGGGAAGTCAACTATGTTAAGGCGTGCTGAATTTTGCAACGGCCGCCATTCCCATTTGTCATTTTCGTAGGCGATCAACAAACCGTCGGAATCGTGCACTTCAGGGCGATAATCGTCAGGTCGGTTAACGGTATTTTCGCCGTAATAGAACATGCTGGTAAGCGGCGCGATGCCGAGCTTTTCTACGTCCTTCCTTCTAAAGATAGACGCCTTGACATCGATGGCCGTCTTTTCTCCGGGCTGTATGTAAAATTTGTAAGCCCCGGTCAAGCTTGGGCTGTTAAGCAATGCGTAAACCGTGATCTTGTCATATCTTCGCGGAGGCTTTACGATCCAAAATTCCTTGAAGTAGGGAAACTCCTCGCCCTTAGGCAATGCCGTGCCTATTGCAAGACCTCTCGCTGACATGCCATACCATTGTCCCTTTCCCAGAGCCCTAAAGTAACTTGCACCCAAAAAGGAGATCAGTTCATCATAATAATCCTTCCTGTTTAAAGGATAGTGAATCCTAAAACCTGCAAATCCTATGTCCTTGTACTCGTGCACCGGCAAAGTGTTTTTGCCGTAATCAAAGAGGTTGGGATCGAAGGGGAAGGGTTTTACGCCCTCGGGCGTCACTAAGTTGATCTTTACGGGAACGTTGTACAGAAAGCCTAAATGATAGAACTGGATCTCGAAAAGCGAATTCTTGCCGCGCCAGACCGATCTTTCAGGCCTAAACCTTATGTCTCTCCATTGGTCGTAGTTGAGGTCCTTCAAAGAGGTTGGGATTTTACCGACAGACTCCTGATATGGGGACAACGAAAGGTCGCGGGCTTTCTTCCAAACCTCCTTTTCCAGGCGGTCCAGCTGGTTGGCACTCACCTTAGAGCTACCGTAAATTACAGGTGTCTCAAAAACAAATGCTATACTCAATAGCGAAATAGCAACTATGGCTAAAATAGTTCGCGGCTTCATCAAACGCACTCCTTCCATGCCATGCTTTTAACATGGACTATGAAAATCATGGATAATTTAAATCCTTTTGATCGTTTGCATTTATACCATATATTCCTTAGATCTGAAAGCATCCGATAAACGGCGTAAAATTATCCGAAAGAAAGCCAAATCAAGGCGCAAGGTTTAAGGAGGGATGGACTTGATAGAGCTTCTGAGAAAACGAAGAAGTATCAGGCATTTTAAGGACGTCGCCATAGAGAAGGATAAGGTAGACCTGCTGAAGGAAGCAGCCCTTCGAGCCCCTACGTCCAAGAACTTGCATTCCTGGGAATTTGTCTTTGTAGATGACAAAGACACGATCGGCAAGCTGTCGGAGGTAAGGGGCCAAAGCTCCTATTTTCTCAAGGGAGCACCCCTTTGCCTGGCAGTGATCGGACGAGAAGACGTAAACGACACCTGGATAGAGGATGCATCGATAGCTGCCATCATCGTTCAGCTTACCGCTCTTTCCTTAGGACTGGGCTCGTGCTGGATACAGATACGAAATCGAATGCATTCCGATGACGAAAGCGCTGAAAGTTACGTGAAGTCAGTTTTAAACATACCGGAGCAGTGTAGGGTAGTGTGTCTTGTGGCCTTAGGCTATCCCGATGAAAAGAAGGACCCTACGCCTTCAGAGAAGCTGAGGTGGGATAAGATACACGTCAATAGGTGGTAGACAATATCGCGGCGGTAAGGGACTTACGGCTAATTTGCCCTAAGTTCCTGCCGTCGCAACAAACTTTCCAATACATCTAGCCTATAGTGCGCTCGAGGAAACGCAGGAAGTTACCTCCAATTATCTTGGCTATATCCTCTTCCTTCACGCCTCTTGCGATGAGCTCGGCAGTAAGCTCGAAGCTTCTGGCATGCCCTTTTATGCAGTCGTAGTTAGGGCTTTCCTTTGGCGATGGGGAGAGCTCTCGAAATTCGTCGCAAAAATCGAAGCCGTAACAAACGTGCTCAAATGATCCCGTTATTTTATAAATGTGCTCGATGTGATCAGCCAGGTCGGCTGCACCAATTTTTTCCTTCGCGTCTTTGACGAACTCGCTACAGGAATTCATGCCCATGAGGCCACCTCTTTGGGCAATCTGCAGTATTTGCTCATCCGTCAGGTTGCGCATGGATCGCGCTAGATTTCTGCAGTTGGAGTGAGAGGCAATCACTGGTTTATCGTAAAACTTTAATACGTCGCTTAAGCCTTCGTCATTTAGGTGACTTACGTCGATGTACATGCCAAGCTTTTCCGCCTCTCGAATCAGCTTGACTCCAAAATCGGTTATCCCTCCCCTTTGGCCCTCTTCCCGGGCTTCGAAGTGACAACCGTCGGCAGCGTAATTTCTCCTGCTCCATGCTATCCCAACGCCCCGCACGCCCAACTCGTAGAATATACGCAATAAGTTTAAATCGTTGCCTATGGGCTCAACGCCCTCAAAGGAAAGCATTATAGCTACCATGCCCGCTGAGTTTGCTTCCTTTATCTCTTTTACGCTGCGACACAACGAAAAAAGGCCGGGGCTTTCTTCAATTTCCTCGTGAAGTACGCCTATATAGTCCAGAGCGCGCCTCAGTGCCATTTCGGGAAGATATTCGTTAGAGACGAAAAGAGAGGAGACAATCAAATTTACGCCTCCCTGTCTGAAGGCAGGGATGTAACGATTTTCCATGACCTTGGTCTCTCCCCTTTGGCGCCTATCCCATATAAGTGGCAATAGGTCAAAGTGGGCATCCGAGACGAAGTGCTTTTCGTGAAGCGCCCTTGCCATTTCGATATGCTCGCGATTTACCGTCATTTGATCATCTCCAATTTGTTAATATACTAGCAGGCTTATGATTTCCAAAAACGGCGCTGCGCCACCCCGTTGTATTCCGACAGGGAAAGCTCGTCAGCCGGCGGGGTGGAATTCCAACAGTAGACGAGAAAGTCCAGCTCGTCTGCAGCAGAAACTATCAAGGCTTCCGGCGTGCTTGGCAAAACCGGAGAACCATATTCCTTTTTCCCATGGTGACTGATTATGATATGGCCTATAGCCAAGATGACGTTTTCGTCGAAATTGAACCTTTTGGCAAACTCCATGAAGGTGAAATAACCCAATGGAATGTGATCGATGACGGCACCTTGAAGCGTGATTTGCGGAGCCAGGTCAATGGAGTAGGCATTTAACTTGCCGATGTCGTGAAGCAGGGCTCCTGCCGTGAGTATATCCATATCTATCTTTAAGCCCTTGTTTAAATAGATGGACCCTATGGCCCTGGAAGCCTTAGTGACGTCAAGGGTATGCTCAATCAAGCCGTGAACGTAAGCGTGATG is a window from the Acetomicrobium flavidum genome containing:
- a CDS encoding lactate utilization protein, whose protein sequence is MADWEAFRKRHYELLGSAIVNNLNKKGYKAEYARTAVEAKDKVLELIPKNASVGIPGSVTVRELGLLEELEKRGNKIVHHWDPNLAGAERIQRLQEELLCDVFLTSANAVTIDGTMVNIDGNGNRVAGMAWAAGKIIYVIGINKVCPGGLEAAIARVKNFATPPNAMRLNIKTPCASLGYCVDCDSPERVCRAMLVLERAPQGRQSHVIIVGEVLGF
- a CDS encoding MFS transporter gives rise to the protein MANSSFKRTVLFVSAIASLLGPLMISTVNVALPVIGRYFDADAATLGWVATSYMLATAAALVPVGRAADIVGRRKIFLLGAALLAFFNFLALFSANLTFLILCRVLQGIGGAMIVTTSIAILASVFPPGERGRAMGINTAATYLGLSLGPFCGGILVQNFGWKSIFVATGILSLYVFFTILRHIKGEWIASPEEPFDIVGSLLYVAFLLFFMYGLFLVPQIKSLYFVLTGIIFALVFLRYQLVAYNPVFNVRLFLSNRSFAFSNLAALINYAATASVAFLLSLYLQYAKNMSPQLAGIVLVLQPAVQAGFSPLAGRLSDRVEPRFIASAGMALTALGLFLLSRLNYDTTILYLGFTLCCLGFGFALFSSPNVNAIMSSVSNEHYGTASSSLATMRLIGQTMSMAMATVIFSIMLGKEQIGTENLDLFLESVNLAFVISAVTCLVGIYFSYVRGKIHVDKAKNSLA
- the cls gene encoding cardiolipin synthase, with the protein product MNDDISMLLLWLYNATSFCIRIGMLCYVPLKHEPPTAMAWLLAINIWPWGGFILYSLFGSTGLPRERLRRRMRLLSELGDMLHNLRVHVLNEVNNPALNEDQTRISRMAYKMVDMSPVAGNSVLLISDPEEFLDHMCRDIDNAKKYVNLLYYIFSYDKLTEKLFDALERAARRGVECRLLVDSVGSKAFLRRHAHILRRSGVKVAEALPVRLLRRTPFTARYDIRNHRKIAIIDGLVAYTGSHNVIEPSYNNKAKGRLWHDLSVRLTGPVVIQLLAVFYEDWYVETHEDLPFDQLLHFLPDLNATGSAILQTVPSGPSMQLQNYQRLIVSALINAKRQATITTPYFIPDSETMHAIETARIMDVDVRLVIPQRADKAIVGGVARSHFTPLLNMGVKIYLYKNDILHSKTVTIDDEVAFLGTSNFDIRSFALDFEVDMIFYSPDEVSRIVEAQEMYIRNSKLLHRQEWEKRPAIEHVIYGITKLFSPLF
- a CDS encoding endonuclease/exonuclease/phosphatase family protein produces the protein MRFVLYNIRYATGTGWDYHIPFPFWGCFRKTEKNFKDISSFLIKLNPDIVGLVESDGGSYRQNGKSQPKEMASQIGGMPIFCCKYYPESFITKTPILKSQGNAVVTKIPPVSHKVRYLSYGVKRALLEVEYEDFVLYLVHLSLGRKARTKQLEELAERCMSSKKPVILAGDCNTFGGEDELFPLIERVGLKNANSDLMPTYPSSSPRMLLDFVLYSPEIKVDNLFIPKVTFSDHLPLVCDFSL
- the mdoH gene encoding glucans biosynthesis glucosyltransferase MdoH codes for the protein MAAITLKLTRRILAYVWLLGVTSTRSLEIALNVMRKISLITSNFFDELAGELLNGISNDDSLIDDPRWPGISKNVLSKLLNDGYGGLTSTPPINRSSMVPKGFLVSLSNLFELPASKAFWETVAKRRRRLFAILVIASTALATYLMSLIIYFRSRALLGYLMLFAFAVLFAWISVGFWTALVGFISVLRGVDRYAPKAKVRGIKDDTRVALVFPIYNEDVNRVYAGIEATYRSLERTGKLKHYDFYVLSDSNDPDSWVCEELAWAEWCERLKAKGKLFYRRRTRNVKKKSGNIADFCRRWGKNYKYMIVFDADSVMTGDILVQMTAIMEANPKVGILQSAPKAIGRRSLYGRIQQFATYVYGPIFAAGLSFWQLGDAQYWGHNAIIRIKPFMENCALPVLPGDPPFGGEILSHDFVEAALMRRAGYEVWLSYDLDGSYEETPPTLLEELSRDRRWCQGNLQHLRLFLLKGIIPAHRFLFLNGVMIYGSGLLWFCFIFMSSLQALLDVWIEPVYFPAEYALFPEWPVWYPGWAIFLFIVTVVLLFLPKLLGLYLVIVKKKAGLFGGTGKLVSSVLLETLFSVFFAPIKMLFHSKFLLLALLGKKVGWGPQERSDVGLSWRQALKFHWKDTLIGLLWGTTLWIVNPAFCIWLSPILISFVLSIFLSVWTSRPTAGELFKRHGIFLTPQEMDPSPEMKVLAEVLANPPLPADQDFKLALFDPWVNALHRSLLRKRGRLMPKVLKKALNAIDSKEVLSRSEIMALLRSPVMLFELHKRVWESPEDKFIEKWSKYLSRIQ
- a CDS encoding glucan biosynthesis protein yields the protein MKPRTILAIVAISLLSIAFVFETPVIYGSSKVSANQLDRLEKEVWKKARDLSLSPYQESVGKIPTSLKDLNYDQWRDIRFRPERSVWRGKNSLFEIQFYHLGFLYNVPVKINLVTPEGVKPFPFDPNLFDYGKNTLPVHEYKDIGFAGFRIHYPLNRKDYYDELISFLGASYFRALGKGQWYGMSARGLAIGTALPKGEEFPYFKEFWIVKPPRRYDKITVYALLNSPSLTGAYKFYIQPGEKTAIDVKASIFRRKDVEKLGIAPLTSMFYYGENTVNRPDDYRPEVHDSDGLLIAYENDKWEWRPLQNSARLNIVDFPATNVKGFGLLQRDITFDHYQDLEARYELRPSVWIAPRGRWGKGHVELVEIPTTWETTDNIVAFWVPEEIPPLGKPIDVSYRMSWHRPIGSPHGLGYVVSTRTGKGRDNDTRLFVVDFKGRSIEAIPASTGLTAVVNVSEGAELVEKILMKNEATGGWRLSFQVRAKGGSAIEQLQPDKRPKIKIEAYIKKGDNLPDVLTETWSYLWQL
- a CDS encoding nitroreductase family protein; amino-acid sequence: MDLIELLRKRRSIRHFKDVAIEKDKVDLLKEAALRAPTSKNLHSWEFVFVDDKDTIGKLSEVRGQSSYFLKGAPLCLAVIGREDVNDTWIEDASIAAIIVQLTALSLGLGSCWIQIRNRMHSDDESAESYVKSVLNIPEQCRVVCLVALGYPDEKKDPTPSEKLRWDKIHVNRW
- a CDS encoding dipeptidase; amino-acid sequence: MTVNREHIEMARALHEKHFVSDAHFDLLPLIWDRRQRGETKVMENRYIPAFRQGGVNLIVSSLFVSNEYLPEMALRRALDYIGVLHEEIEESPGLFSLCRSVKEIKEANSAGMVAIMLSFEGVEPIGNDLNLLRIFYELGVRGVGIAWSRRNYAADGCHFEAREEGQRGGITDFGVKLIREAEKLGMYIDVSHLNDEGLSDVLKFYDKPVIASHSNCRNLARSMRNLTDEQILQIAQRGGLMGMNSCSEFVKDAKEKIGAADLADHIEHIYKITGSFEHVCYGFDFCDEFRELSPSPKESPNYDCIKGHARSFELTAELIARGVKEEDIAKIIGGNFLRFLERTIG